A single Ananas comosus cultivar F153 unplaced genomic scaffold, ASM154086v1, whole genome shotgun sequence DNA region contains:
- the LOC109705782 gene encoding uncharacterized protein LOC109705782 produces the protein MEWYWQITRRWISRPVQRPPLTYQPRGQIERALVDALRQAQMGIRGLVHDRPSYDAMVETLTSMDVHIESVLEYIPSIPVAADVGGRDFGQPSTSGHHRRHSPTSTVSYSRSSLRVSRSPSPSDVADILAAPSRFPSLPLDLDSLPPPVSREHFRLVYSRRHAASSSQVRPASTPATIEGDRPESEETQAVPEHPEGIIIADLDQMAGIEALDDVPIAELDVQGGRRRGRGRGRRGRGRSRD, from the exons ATGGAGTGGTATTGGCAGATCACGAGAAGATGGATTTCTCGTCCAGTACAGCGTCCACCATTGACTTACCAGCCTCGCGGCCAGATCGAGAGAGCTTTG GTGGACGCATTACGACAGGCTCAAATGGGCATCAGAGGGCTAGTTCATGATCGACCTTCTTACGATGCGATGGTAGAGACATTGACGAGCATGGATGTCCATATTGAGTCAGTACTGGAGTACATTCCTTCCATACCTGTCGCCGCTGATGTTGGAGGTCGAGATTTTGGTCAACCCTCGACATCGGGTCATCACAGGAGACACTCACCGACATCTACTGTATCATACTCGAGATCGAGCCTACGAGTGTCACGATCTCCATCTCCTAGTGATGTTGCAGATATACTCGCCGCCCCTTCAAGATTTCCTTCCTTGCCATTGGACTTGGACTCGCTTCCGCCGCCAGTTTCTCGAGAGCACTTTAGATTAGTCTACTCTCGACGTCATGCCGCGTCATCATCACAGGTCCGCCCAGCATCTACACCGGCCACTATCGAGGGTGATCGACCTGAGTCAGAGGAGACTCAGGCGGTTCCGGAGCATCCCGAGGGCATTATCATTGCGGATCTCGATCAGATGGCCGGTATCGAGGCTCTTGATGACGTACCTATTGCTGAGCTTGATGTACAGGGTGGCCGTAGACGTggacgtggccgaggacgtcgagggagaggaagatcgagagactga